One stretch of Streptomyces sp. A2-16 DNA includes these proteins:
- a CDS encoding DUF899 family protein has translation MTAHALPPVVDAATWEHRLEELRAREKAATRELDAIAAERRRLPMVEMPDYTLEGENGPVRLADVFEGRSQLIVYNHMWSAGREWQCPGCTGFTSQYTRLEFLDNYDARFVVVTQGPIKEALAYRERVGNRMPWYSTANSPFGTDVGAPPDGGFAVNVFLRDGDTVHRTWHTTGRGTEQLSHTFALIDLLPYGRQEQWQTSPEGWPQSPTYSRWPTSKDIAALYGPHSADTH, from the coding sequence ATGACCGCACACGCACTGCCTCCCGTCGTCGACGCCGCGACGTGGGAACACCGGCTCGAGGAACTGCGAGCGCGGGAGAAGGCCGCCACGCGCGAGCTCGACGCCATCGCCGCCGAGCGTCGTCGCCTCCCGATGGTCGAGATGCCCGACTACACGCTCGAGGGCGAGAACGGTCCCGTCCGGCTGGCGGACGTCTTCGAGGGCAGGAGCCAGCTGATCGTCTACAACCACATGTGGTCCGCCGGCCGCGAGTGGCAGTGCCCGGGCTGCACCGGCTTCACCTCGCAGTACACCCGCCTGGAGTTCCTGGACAACTACGACGCACGCTTCGTCGTCGTCACCCAGGGCCCGATCAAGGAGGCGCTCGCCTACCGGGAGCGGGTCGGCAACAGGATGCCGTGGTACTCCACCGCGAACAGCCCCTTCGGCACCGACGTCGGCGCCCCGCCCGACGGCGGCTTCGCGGTCAACGTCTTCCTCCGCGACGGCGACACCGTCCACCGCACCTGGCACACCACCGGCCGCGGCACCGAGCAACTGAGCCACACCTTCGCCCTGATCGACCTCCTCCCCTACGGCCGCCAGGAGCAATGGCAGACCTCCCCCGAAGGCTGGCCCCAGTCCCCCACCTACAGCCGCTGGCCCACATCAAAGGACATAGCAGCGCTCTACGGCCCCCACTCCGCCGACACCCACTGA
- a CDS encoding TerD family protein: MITLTKEDGPADLDGVTHLSIGVSWDPTAGASGGVMGKLRRKTGTDLDLIAIAMHDGDPVRLAGLDSLDPIGNGSLLHSGDNQTGHGDGDDETVTVEFAKIPPHITSIVFVAAAYKKGSSFQKARNISFKVYDATGGSTQQVADIWPSMLTTDNGCAVAKAVRFGTTWKLEVINVTGKIKQGDELALMRFAASK, translated from the coding sequence ATGATTACGCTTACGAAGGAAGACGGCCCCGCCGACCTGGACGGCGTGACCCATCTGTCCATAGGGGTCTCCTGGGACCCCACCGCGGGCGCCAGCGGTGGGGTGATGGGCAAGCTCCGCCGCAAGACGGGCACGGATCTCGACCTGATCGCCATCGCCATGCACGACGGCGACCCGGTGCGCCTGGCGGGCCTCGACTCGCTCGACCCCATCGGCAACGGCTCCCTGCTCCACAGCGGCGACAACCAGACCGGCCACGGGGACGGCGACGACGAGACGGTCACCGTCGAGTTCGCGAAGATCCCGCCGCACATCACGTCGATCGTCTTCGTCGCCGCCGCCTACAAGAAGGGCAGTTCCTTCCAGAAGGCCCGCAACATCAGCTTCAAGGTCTACGACGCCACCGGCGGCAGCACCCAGCAGGTCGCGGACATCTGGCCGAGCATGCTCACCACGGACAACGGCTGCGCGGTCGCCAAGGCGGTGCGGTTCGGCACCACCTGGAAGCTCGAGGTCATCAACGTCACCGGCAAGATCAAGCAGGGCGACGAACTGGCCCTGATGCGCTTCGCCGCGAGCAAGTAA
- a CDS encoding GNAT family N-acetyltransferase — protein MPQLTAPDVRFHASYLDAVREFTESGADPVVLVGEETGRYRRTWHAPEGFAAYVDMVLGERERPRRPDWVPVTNLWYVQDDAFLGKIAIRHRLSPFLLEFGGHIGYAVRPSARRRGHATAMLAAALPVCRQLGINRALVTCDTTNTASRKVIEANGGEFEDRRGAKLRYWIRTGN, from the coding sequence ATGCCGCAGCTGACCGCGCCGGACGTCCGCTTCCACGCCTCCTACCTCGACGCGGTACGGGAGTTCACCGAGTCCGGCGCGGACCCGGTCGTGCTGGTGGGGGAGGAGACCGGGCGGTACCGGAGGACGTGGCACGCGCCGGAGGGGTTCGCGGCCTATGTGGACATGGTGCTCGGGGAGCGGGAACGGCCGCGCAGGCCGGACTGGGTGCCGGTGACCAACCTCTGGTATGTCCAGGACGACGCCTTCCTCGGCAAGATCGCGATCCGGCACCGACTCAGCCCGTTCCTGCTGGAGTTCGGCGGCCACATCGGCTACGCGGTCCGTCCGAGTGCCCGGCGAAGGGGGCACGCCACGGCCATGCTCGCGGCGGCCCTGCCGGTCTGCCGTCAACTGGGCATCAACCGGGCCCTGGTCACCTGTGACACCACCAACACCGCGTCTCGTAAGGTGATCGAGGCCAATGGCGGAGAATTCGAGGATCGGCGCGGCGCAAAGCTGCGGTACTGGATCCGTACGGGGAACTGA
- a CDS encoding TIGR03936 family radical SAM-associated protein, with the protein MQRIRLRYTKRGRLRFTSHRDFQRAFERALRRAEVPMAYSAGFTPHPKVSYANAAPTGTGSEAEYLEIALTQARDPEKLRLLLDESLPAGLDVVDAVEARTSGLADRLTASVWELRLDGVDPAEAERAVAAFRTAEAVEVQRTTKNGLRTFDARPAVVQLETHSEPADRPTDQPCAILRLVVRHVTPAVRPDDVLSGLRAVADLAPPVPAAVTRLAQGLLDEETGTVTDPLAPDREAVEAHSTAEPTAAAKAPA; encoded by the coding sequence GTGCAGCGCATCCGACTGCGCTACACCAAGCGCGGCCGCCTCCGGTTCACCAGCCACCGTGACTTCCAGCGCGCTTTCGAGCGTGCGCTGCGCCGCGCCGAGGTGCCCATGGCGTACTCGGCGGGGTTCACGCCGCATCCGAAGGTGTCGTACGCCAATGCCGCACCCACCGGCACGGGCAGTGAGGCGGAGTACCTGGAGATCGCGCTCACACAGGCGCGCGACCCGGAGAAGCTCCGGCTCCTCCTCGACGAGTCGCTGCCCGCCGGGCTCGACGTCGTCGACGCGGTCGAGGCCCGCACCTCGGGGCTCGCCGACCGGCTCACCGCTTCCGTGTGGGAGCTCAGGCTGGACGGCGTGGACCCGGCGGAGGCCGAGCGCGCGGTCGCCGCGTTCAGGACCGCCGAGGCGGTCGAGGTCCAGCGCACCACCAAGAACGGCCTGAGGACCTTCGACGCCCGCCCCGCGGTCGTCCAGCTCGAAACGCACAGTGAACCTGCTGATAGGCCGACCGACCAGCCCTGTGCGATACTGCGGCTGGTTGTTCGGCACGTGACGCCTGCCGTTCGACCCGACGACGTCCTGTCCGGTCTCCGCGCCGTGGCCGACCTGGCGCCGCCGGTCCCCGCAGCGGTGACCAGGCTGGCGCAGGGGCTGCTCGATGAAGAGACCGGCACGGTGACCGACCCGCTCGCGCCCGACCGCGAGGCAGTCGAGGCCCACTCAACGGCCGAACCGACTGCCGCCGCGAAGGCGCCGGCGTAA